In Vibrio lentus, a single genomic region encodes these proteins:
- a CDS encoding OmpA family protein: MKITIGLVSGVMSVLLLAGCATDTYVSQENRDKFAGLDVSKFLISECLAPEREVHVAIAEHFAFDKYKIRDLDAINLDAFVEEIRGLKGRITIVGHTDYKGSLEYNQRLSQRRAKSVADYLKTHLDPTNYDWEVKHLGETQPLLLGKTDKDRAENRRAFIVFEEAQKYEEMPFCEPPKPERKVYMAMTPHFDFDKSVLKPEDLTQLDDFTAQLSGLQGSIMVAGHTDQAGSVSYNEKLAERRAETVVEYLKTKLDPKQFIWEVKSFGKLQPAINERTEKADALNRRAFIVFKESDITAEQQALVGSEQGVINTESK, translated from the coding sequence ATGAAAATAACAATTGGCCTAGTCAGCGGTGTAATGAGCGTTTTGCTTCTTGCTGGCTGTGCAACCGACACCTACGTGAGCCAGGAAAACAGAGACAAGTTTGCCGGCTTAGATGTGTCTAAGTTTTTAATCAGTGAATGTTTAGCACCTGAACGTGAGGTGCATGTTGCTATCGCAGAGCATTTTGCGTTTGATAAATACAAAATACGCGACTTAGATGCGATCAACTTAGATGCCTTTGTAGAAGAGATCAGAGGTCTAAAAGGACGTATCACAATTGTTGGTCACACCGACTACAAAGGCTCATTGGAATATAACCAACGTCTTTCACAGCGTCGCGCTAAATCCGTCGCAGACTATTTGAAAACACACCTCGATCCAACGAATTACGATTGGGAAGTGAAACACCTTGGTGAGACTCAACCTCTGTTGTTGGGTAAAACTGATAAAGACAGAGCGGAGAACCGCCGTGCATTTATCGTGTTTGAAGAAGCACAGAAATACGAAGAGATGCCTTTCTGTGAGCCACCAAAACCCGAACGTAAGGTGTACATGGCAATGACGCCACACTTTGATTTTGATAAATCAGTGCTTAAGCCAGAAGACTTAACTCAGTTAGATGATTTCACGGCTCAGCTGAGTGGCTTGCAAGGCAGTATTATGGTGGCTGGGCACACCGACCAAGCGGGTTCGGTTTCTTATAATGAGAAGCTGGCGGAGCGTCGTGCTGAAACCGTGGTTGAATACCTAAAAACTAAACTCGACCCTAAGCAGTTCATTTGGGAAGTGAAATCGTTTGGTAAGCTACAGCCTGCGATCAATGAGCGCACAGAGAAAGCCGATGCGTTAAACCGCCGTGCTTTTATTGTGTTTAAAGAGTCTGATATTACGGCAGAGCAGCAAGCTCTTGTTGGCAGCGAGCAGGGAGTGATTAACACTGAGAGCAAATAG
- a CDS encoding BLUF domain-containing protein: MFLTRLIYVSTLSECCDSKALEEILAISRDHNRQSHLTGLLSHNQKYFLQCIEGSREAVNHTYNHILNDERHEKVAILYFKDIDYREFGDWSMGDIPQSNLTELLNLQFSTSDQFNPYEMSGESAYRMLLELKQNLPSE, encoded by the coding sequence ATGTTCCTAACTCGGTTAATTTATGTCAGTACCCTTTCCGAATGTTGTGATTCCAAAGCATTGGAGGAGATACTCGCTATCTCGCGAGATCATAATCGGCAGAGCCATTTAACGGGGCTTCTCAGCCATAACCAAAAGTACTTTCTTCAATGTATTGAAGGTTCTAGAGAGGCAGTTAACCATACATACAATCACATCCTTAATGATGAGAGGCATGAGAAAGTGGCCATACTTTATTTTAAGGATATTGATTATAGAGAATTTGGGGATTGGTCGATGGGTGACATTCCACAGTCCAATTTAACCGAACTGTTGAATTTACAGTTTTCAACGTCTGATCAATTTAACCCGTACGAAATGTCTGGCGAAAGTGCTTATCGAATGCTTCTGGAGTTGAAACAGAATTTGCCGTCTGAGTAG
- a CDS encoding GNAT family N-acetyltransferase yields the protein MQVSIRPAMPSELEAIYALVISNDEWMKFNGPYFPYSSPSLDEFESHSFQRLLDGFDLQLVVVDDVLVGTVSCYWECEETRWLEAGVVIYNSEYWGKGIAALALPLWVSYLFESKQIERVGLTTWSGNPRMMSLALKLGFQQEARLRKVRYYQGEYYDSVKYGLLRCEWQERK from the coding sequence ATGCAAGTATCTATTAGACCCGCTATGCCAAGTGAACTAGAAGCCATTTATGCCTTGGTTATCTCGAACGATGAGTGGATGAAGTTTAACGGCCCTTATTTCCCATATTCGTCCCCATCCTTAGACGAGTTTGAAAGCCATTCGTTTCAACGCTTACTCGATGGGTTCGATTTACAGTTGGTGGTTGTAGATGATGTTCTTGTTGGCACTGTCAGTTGCTATTGGGAATGCGAAGAAACACGGTGGTTGGAAGCGGGTGTGGTTATTTATAACTCTGAGTATTGGGGTAAAGGCATTGCTGCATTGGCTCTTCCTCTTTGGGTATCTTACCTATTCGAAAGCAAGCAGATCGAACGAGTGGGCTTAACCACTTGGTCAGGTAACCCTCGCATGATGTCTCTGGCTTTGAAATTAGGTTTTCAACAAGAGGCGAGGCTCAGAAAAGTTCGTTATTACCAAGGCGAGTATTATGACTCGGTAAAATATGGGTTGTTGCGCTGCGAGTGGCAGGAGAGAAAATAG
- a CDS encoding TIGR03643 family protein has protein sequence MKLTKENESRIIEMAWEDRTPFEAIELQFGLNESEVIRFMRSHLKLGSFKLWRTRVSGRSTKHAKVRRSDVSRGYCPTQYKHR, from the coding sequence ATGAAGCTAACTAAAGAGAACGAATCAAGAATTATAGAAATGGCGTGGGAAGATCGAACCCCGTTTGAGGCCATAGAGCTGCAATTTGGTTTGAATGAATCAGAAGTGATTCGCTTCATGCGCAGCCATCTGAAGCTTGGCAGTTTTAAATTGTGGCGTACACGTGTTTCTGGTCGTTCTACCAAGCACGCAAAAGTTCGCCGTTCAGATGTGTCGAGAGGGTATTGTCCTACTCAATACAAGCATCGTTAA
- a CDS encoding DUF3465 domain-containing protein — protein MKQFFALILAVLCFGVGYVQANDVRLKQAYESHQSDVQVRGSGTVSRILPDDNKGSRHQKFILRLDSKQTVLVAHNIDLAPRIQGLGKGDRVEFYGEYEWNKKGGVIHWTHRDPNNCHAHGWLKHNGNVYE, from the coding sequence ATGAAACAATTTTTTGCTCTAATTTTGGCAGTGCTTTGCTTTGGCGTTGGTTATGTTCAAGCTAATGATGTTCGTCTTAAACAAGCTTACGAGAGTCACCAAAGCGATGTACAAGTTCGTGGCTCTGGTACAGTCTCTCGAATACTTCCGGACGATAACAAAGGTTCTAGACATCAGAAATTCATCTTACGATTGGACAGTAAACAAACCGTGTTAGTCGCGCACAATATTGACCTAGCTCCTCGTATTCAAGGATTGGGAAAAGGTGACCGAGTTGAATTCTATGGCGAATATGAATGGAACAAGAAAGGTGGCGTAATTCACTGGACTCACAGAGACCCTAACAACTGTCATGCTCACGGTTGGTTAAAACACAATGGGAACGTATACGAGTAA
- a CDS encoding GNAT family N-acetyltransferase yields MFKLETDRLILRDMSLEDECAFVAMSQDAKYQRFYDESDCEPNKYRELTQLFVEQASEAPRQSYQLAVESKDSGKFIGTVCLRLEGNLQASMGCAFSREAQGAGLSLEAATALASFGFSELGIHRIYAETISKNLAAIKLCKVLGMRQEAYFNQHRFFKGKWWDTVVLAVLRSEWKKA; encoded by the coding sequence ATGTTTAAGCTGGAAACTGACAGGTTGATACTTCGAGATATGAGTCTCGAAGACGAGTGTGCCTTTGTTGCGATGTCTCAAGACGCTAAGTATCAGCGTTTCTATGATGAAAGTGATTGCGAACCTAACAAATATCGAGAGTTAACCCAGCTGTTTGTTGAGCAGGCTTCAGAAGCTCCTCGACAGTCCTATCAGCTAGCGGTTGAAAGCAAAGATTCAGGGAAGTTTATTGGAACCGTTTGTTTACGTCTTGAAGGCAACCTACAAGCTTCAATGGGCTGTGCTTTCTCGAGGGAAGCTCAGGGAGCAGGGCTAAGTTTAGAGGCAGCAACAGCCCTAGCTAGTTTCGGTTTCTCAGAGTTAGGGATACACCGAATTTACGCGGAAACCATCAGTAAGAACTTGGCTGCGATCAAATTGTGTAAGGTGCTCGGAATGAGGCAAGAAGCGTATTTCAATCAACACCGATTTTTTAAAGGGAAGTGGTGGGATACAGTTGTGCTGGCGGTTCTACGTTCTGAATGGAAAAAGGCATAG
- a CDS encoding GNAT family N-acetyltransferase produces the protein MESERLKLTPPSLKYSEEMFEVINECKVEFSQFLPWVSDSLTKDQLELNIQDATNNFANFIGEFWFNIIEKKTGAFIGAIGFMIRDGTVPYFEIGYWLQTSQTGFGYVSEAIRIIEEYAFIQKGAKRIEIRMAGSNLKSRAVAKRCGYQLEDRFANARRLPSGDLDSTLVYAKTSLS, from the coding sequence ATGGAAAGTGAAAGGCTCAAATTAACCCCTCCATCATTAAAATACAGCGAAGAGATGTTTGAGGTGATTAATGAGTGTAAGGTTGAGTTTTCCCAATTCTTACCTTGGGTTTCTGACTCTCTAACTAAGGATCAGCTCGAACTTAACATTCAAGATGCTACCAATAATTTCGCCAACTTTATTGGAGAATTCTGGTTCAATATTATTGAAAAGAAAACGGGGGCATTTATCGGGGCTATTGGTTTTATGATCAGAGACGGTACTGTCCCTTACTTTGAAATTGGCTATTGGTTACAAACATCCCAAACTGGTTTTGGTTATGTGAGTGAAGCCATCCGAATTATCGAAGAGTATGCATTCATTCAAAAAGGTGCGAAACGAATCGAAATTAGAATGGCAGGCTCGAATTTGAAAAGTCGGGCCGTAGCTAAACGATGTGGATATCAACTTGAAGATCGCTTTGCGAATGCTCGGCGTTTGCCATCAGGAGATCTGGACAGCACGCTCGTTTACGCCAAAACAAGCCTGTCTTAA
- a CDS encoding type II secretion system protein, with amino-acid sequence MKKNGFTLIELVVVIVILGILAVTAAPRFLNVSTDSHIAVVKGTGASFKTGVDLAYSKNLTSNGGGASTNVPIYDDSATGQLDFNEWGYPAQQWHLPEESPRLDNAEDCISVWAALLLDPPSVSSFNSPEETDYIAEYVQTDQCIYHYRVVPGISIDYNSMNGDVTVDDEPDN; translated from the coding sequence ATGAAAAAGAACGGTTTTACACTTATTGAGCTTGTTGTCGTTATTGTGATCCTTGGAATACTCGCCGTCACTGCCGCTCCAAGGTTCCTCAACGTAAGTACCGATTCTCATATTGCAGTTGTTAAAGGCACTGGTGCTTCTTTTAAAACAGGGGTCGATCTTGCCTATTCAAAAAATTTAACCTCAAACGGTGGTGGTGCTTCCACGAATGTCCCTATCTATGATGACTCCGCGACTGGCCAGCTTGACTTCAATGAATGGGGATATCCAGCCCAGCAATGGCACTTACCTGAAGAATCTCCAAGATTAGATAACGCTGAAGACTGCATTTCGGTATGGGCCGCACTGCTCCTCGATCCACCTAGTGTTTCAAGTTTCAATTCACCTGAAGAAACCGACTACATTGCTGAATATGTACAGACGGATCAGTGTATCTATCATTATCGAGTCGTACCGGGAATTTCCATTGACTACAACTCAATGAATGGTGACGTCACTGTAGACGACGAGCCAGATAACTAA
- a CDS encoding RDD family protein: MYANKYSNFWRRFFAILVDSIVFLPLEWIDDYVLSGVIKSGGVFAWGVAYSLIGITYYVGMHAKYGQTIGKMVTRVKVVDVSESRNLTLKQSCMRDIVPIIFIPFQVYAYAQLSFYGQTWESLEQGRTFIFVGYVAIGWVLLEFISMLFNHKRRAIHDFIAGSVVVKKV, from the coding sequence ATGTACGCCAATAAGTATTCAAATTTTTGGAGACGCTTCTTTGCTATCTTGGTTGATTCAATCGTATTTTTGCCGTTGGAATGGATAGACGATTACGTGCTTTCTGGCGTGATAAAGTCGGGTGGTGTGTTTGCTTGGGGAGTTGCGTATTCATTAATTGGGATCACTTACTATGTGGGGATGCATGCCAAGTACGGGCAAACGATCGGTAAGATGGTCACTCGAGTGAAAGTGGTCGATGTATCTGAAAGCAGAAACTTAACTCTCAAACAGTCTTGTATGAGAGATATTGTTCCAATCATATTTATTCCTTTTCAAGTTTACGCTTATGCACAACTGTCGTTCTATGGTCAAACGTGGGAAAGTTTAGAACAAGGTCGAACTTTTATTTTCGTTGGTTATGTAGCGATTGGCTGGGTTCTTTTAGAGTTCATCTCTATGCTTTTTAATCACAAACGCAGAGCGATTCATGATTTCATAGCGGGCTCTGTCGTCGTAAAGAAAGTTTGA
- a CDS encoding NUDIX hydrolase, whose amino-acid sequence MDVNESVSFILLNESQVLLEKRSESKETDPGLITIPGGHIERGENQVQALFRELDEELNVVPIHYKYLCSLYHPTKELQLIHYFVVTQWEGKIIAQEADSIAWYSLNTAPVGITAGCVALKEVERVGSYL is encoded by the coding sequence ATGGATGTAAATGAGAGTGTTTCTTTTATCTTGCTGAACGAATCACAAGTATTATTGGAAAAACGCAGTGAATCTAAAGAAACGGATCCCGGCTTGATTACCATACCTGGCGGTCATATTGAGCGTGGTGAGAATCAGGTACAGGCGTTGTTTCGTGAGCTCGATGAAGAGCTTAATGTTGTTCCCATTCATTACAAATACTTGTGCTCGCTTTACCATCCTACGAAAGAGCTTCAGTTGATTCATTACTTTGTTGTGACCCAATGGGAAGGGAAGATAATCGCACAAGAAGCTGACAGCATTGCTTGGTATTCACTTAATACGGCGCCTGTCGGTATCACTGCCGGTTGCGTTGCGTTGAAAGAAGTAGAGCGAGTGGGTAGTTATCTTTAG
- the rplY gene encoding 50S ribosomal protein L25, translated as MKFEAVVRTELGKGASRRLRHAGKFPAVIYGGEAAAVAIELVHAEVINQMDKPEFYEAITLLIDGAEVKVKPQDVQRHAFKPKVEHMDFIRI; from the coding sequence ATGAAATTTGAAGCAGTAGTACGTACTGAACTAGGTAAAGGTGCGAGCCGCCGCCTACGTCACGCTGGTAAATTCCCAGCTGTAATCTACGGTGGCGAAGCAGCAGCTGTAGCTATCGAACTTGTTCACGCTGAAGTGATCAACCAAATGGATAAGCCTGAATTCTACGAAGCAATCACTCTACTGATTGACGGCGCAGAAGTTAAGGTTAAGCCGCAAGACGTTCAACGTCACGCGTTCAAGCCTAAAGTTGAGCACATGGACTTCATCCGTATCTAA
- a CDS encoding glycosyltransferase family 2 protein, producing the protein MEPVSIVVITLNEEKRIGRLMEELSVQTHQEFEVIVVDSNSEDNTREVAQAYESALPELTVHHMEERGVSLGRNTGASLAKHSRILFLDADVSLPRNFLAKALYELDERKLEVAGVYMSSKGLPLVHKLGYGLFNAGLLTTQYFFPTAVGACIFSTKRVHQEIGGFDEAIVLCEDCDYVKRASKTWRFRFLNMTFGFDPRRLDQDGIMKTGMTYLKANVRRFFSGEMRNNEMKYKFGHYNEQ; encoded by the coding sequence ATGGAACCAGTAAGCATTGTCGTTATTACACTAAACGAAGAGAAACGAATTGGGCGCTTGATGGAAGAGTTGAGTGTGCAAACCCACCAAGAGTTCGAAGTAATTGTCGTCGACTCCAATAGTGAAGATAACACCAGAGAAGTCGCTCAGGCTTATGAAAGCGCCTTGCCAGAGCTGACCGTGCATCATATGGAAGAGCGTGGTGTGAGTTTAGGCCGAAACACTGGCGCTTCTTTGGCTAAGCATTCGAGAATCCTATTTTTAGATGCCGATGTTAGCTTGCCTCGTAACTTCTTAGCAAAAGCGCTCTACGAACTTGATGAAAGAAAGCTGGAAGTAGCTGGCGTGTACATGAGTTCTAAGGGGTTACCTTTGGTGCATAAATTAGGTTACGGGCTGTTCAACGCAGGTTTGCTTACGACCCAATACTTTTTCCCTACAGCGGTTGGTGCTTGTATTTTCTCGACCAAACGAGTGCATCAAGAAATAGGTGGCTTTGATGAAGCTATCGTCCTTTGTGAAGATTGTGATTACGTGAAAAGAGCCAGCAAGACTTGGCGTTTTCGCTTTCTTAACATGACTTTTGGGTTTGACCCTAGAAGGCTTGATCAAGATGGGATCATGAAAACGGGTATGACGTATTTGAAAGCCAATGTACGACGTTTTTTCTCTGGTGAGATGCGTAATAATGAAATGAAATACAAGTTCGGACATTATAACGAGCAATAA
- a CDS encoding LssY C-terminal domain-containing protein has product MFEGIGLFLGALGDTLIGPNLFVPGEPFFIAAGYQAYSGTWSALVFVMLGGLLGDQLSYLIGYRYGAKAQRKLIKFRPKTKRLIARCRYLIARKGTYLILFARLLGPIAWVVPFIAGSHRVPWRSFSVLALFGLILGGGQFIAWGMLLAHGVESFPLLNSVKIFLVEHQSLILGVFAVLVITIIGYRMKWRYLMLKSSALLLASVLYANYAHFFWKADDFLTQQTSEEVASIDLEQVTYKAFPGLSPIYDAQAINVVYVGESPRELMNQLGWIENQTFSRNEIEWTGYLALLKEKTPPVSDLYWRNKPQDMAFQLPGNLMKRSHIRWWNAGLDHNSNRPKWLGAISYDDGLKVTPYSGIVTILHRVDPNVDAERDRLAEQIKSLYPSLGIANVPLAKAEVMSDKNDYYTDGNILMIGASSYGFDEQKLEVAANDI; this is encoded by the coding sequence ATGTTTGAAGGAATAGGACTTTTCTTAGGGGCATTAGGTGATACGTTGATTGGCCCCAACTTGTTTGTGCCCGGTGAGCCCTTTTTTATCGCAGCAGGCTACCAAGCGTATTCAGGTACTTGGTCTGCGCTGGTGTTTGTGATGCTTGGTGGCCTATTGGGTGATCAGTTGAGTTATTTGATTGGCTACCGATACGGCGCGAAAGCACAGCGTAAACTGATCAAGTTCCGCCCTAAAACCAAAAGGTTGATTGCGCGTTGTCGATACTTAATTGCTCGTAAGGGCACCTATCTCATATTATTCGCTCGTCTGTTAGGGCCTATTGCATGGGTTGTGCCATTCATTGCCGGTTCGCATCGTGTACCGTGGCGTAGTTTTAGTGTATTAGCTTTGTTTGGACTCATTCTTGGCGGCGGACAATTTATCGCTTGGGGCATGTTATTGGCGCATGGCGTCGAGAGCTTCCCTTTGCTTAATAGCGTTAAGATATTCCTCGTTGAACACCAAAGCTTAATACTTGGCGTATTTGCCGTTTTAGTTATTACGATCATTGGCTATAGAATGAAATGGCGATACCTGATGCTGAAATCGAGTGCCTTGTTGTTAGCATCAGTGTTGTATGCAAATTACGCCCACTTCTTCTGGAAAGCGGATGATTTTTTAACTCAGCAAACATCAGAAGAGGTTGCTTCTATTGATCTTGAGCAAGTGACATATAAGGCATTCCCCGGCTTGTCTCCGATCTATGACGCGCAAGCGATTAATGTTGTTTACGTTGGGGAGTCACCGCGTGAATTGATGAATCAGCTCGGTTGGATAGAGAATCAAACCTTCTCTCGTAATGAGATTGAATGGACAGGTTATCTCGCATTGTTGAAAGAGAAAACGCCCCCAGTGTCGGATTTATATTGGCGAAACAAGCCACAAGATATGGCTTTTCAACTGCCGGGAAATCTAATGAAAAGAAGCCATATTCGTTGGTGGAATGCAGGGCTTGATCATAATAGCAATCGACCTAAGTGGTTGGGCGCAATCAGCTACGATGATGGTCTTAAAGTGACCCCGTACTCTGGTATTGTCACCATTCTCCATCGGGTTGATCCTAATGTGGATGCAGAGCGCGATAGGTTGGCAGAACAAATAAAATCGCTTTATCCGAGTCTAGGTATCGCGAATGTGCCGCTTGCTAAGGCTGAGGTGATGAGTGATAAGAATGACTACTATACTGATGGCAACATACTCATGATTGGGGCGAGTTCCTATGGTTTTGACGAACAGAAACTGGAAGTCGCAGCCAATGACATATAG
- a CDS encoding VOC family protein, translating into MQMNPIGWFEIYVDDMMRAKAFYEAVFNVTLDKLDVEAGMDVEMWVFPCDMDSYGATGALCYMSHVKAGGNSTMVYFSCEDCATEASRAAENGGALQVPKMAIGQHGFISIVSDSEGNMIGLHSMQ; encoded by the coding sequence ATGCAAATGAATCCGATTGGTTGGTTTGAAATTTACGTCGACGATATGATGCGAGCGAAAGCTTTTTATGAGGCTGTGTTTAATGTCACTCTCGATAAGCTAGATGTTGAAGCGGGAATGGATGTTGAAATGTGGGTGTTTCCTTGTGATATGGACAGCTACGGCGCTACAGGTGCGCTGTGTTATATGTCTCATGTCAAAGCTGGCGGCAACAGCACGATGGTCTATTTCTCTTGTGAGGATTGTGCGACAGAAGCAAGTCGAGCCGCAGAAAATGGTGGAGCTTTACAAGTGCCGAAAATGGCAATTGGCCAGCATGGTTTTATCAGTATTGTGAGTGATAGTGAAGGTAACATGATAGGGCTTCACTCTATGCAATAA
- a CDS encoding ATP-binding protein: protein MNLKKRTLKNISLKSRLLLAAAFWLGAMILAAGIGIPKLVNDYLVDDMKQQLSLTMDELTANIETNSNGNLIMAERLSDPRFNQPYSGLYWRAATQEQIIRSRSLWDKDLTIKRSPIHTSIKGPEKERLIYIEQDIYLPELTDPITITIGIDEDPLESTLTELTGQVWLILMLLFVGVLMLIGIQVSWSLLPLSKMQRELVMLRKGEQQGLSDNYPKEVSPLVSDLNALLFHYQELLERARNHAGNLSHALKTPLSVLKNEIEMLPDNEKKLLQQPIHQIQSQIDYHLGRARMAGAMNILSVKSSPCERVEAIAMAFDKVYAANDVTMINELDSELEVAVEKTDLDEMVGNLLENSYKWAGSIIRVHANELADGNVELIIEDDGKGIPEEKLEQVTKRGVRLDETTPGTGLGLNIVNEMAHSYRGSLTLGKSSMGGLKASLVLKVSKVV from the coding sequence ATGAATCTAAAAAAAAGAACGCTTAAAAACATCAGTCTAAAAAGCCGCTTGCTCCTCGCTGCGGCTTTTTGGTTAGGTGCCATGATATTAGCGGCGGGTATCGGTATACCAAAACTGGTTAATGATTATCTCGTCGACGATATGAAGCAACAGCTCAGCCTCACCATGGACGAGCTAACCGCCAATATTGAAACTAACTCAAACGGCAACCTAATCATGGCAGAGCGCTTGTCTGACCCTAGGTTCAACCAACCTTACAGTGGTCTTTATTGGCGCGCGGCGACTCAAGAACAGATCATTCGTTCTCGCTCTCTGTGGGACAAAGACCTCACCATAAAACGTTCGCCGATTCACACATCCATCAAAGGGCCAGAGAAAGAGAGGCTGATTTATATTGAGCAAGATATCTACCTGCCTGAGCTCACCGACCCTATCACGATCACCATAGGTATTGATGAAGATCCATTAGAGTCGACCCTTACGGAACTGACTGGCCAAGTATGGTTAATTCTGATGCTGTTGTTTGTGGGCGTACTGATGTTGATTGGTATTCAAGTCAGTTGGTCGCTACTGCCACTGAGTAAAATGCAGCGCGAACTGGTGATGCTAAGAAAAGGCGAACAACAAGGGTTAAGCGACAACTACCCGAAAGAGGTTTCTCCACTAGTTTCTGACCTCAATGCCCTACTCTTCCATTACCAAGAATTGTTGGAACGAGCTCGTAACCACGCGGGCAACTTATCTCATGCGTTAAAAACACCGTTATCGGTTCTGAAAAACGAAATCGAAATGCTGCCAGACAACGAGAAAAAACTGTTACAGCAACCGATTCATCAGATTCAAAGCCAAATCGATTACCACCTTGGCCGCGCACGCATGGCAGGGGCGATGAACATCCTTTCAGTAAAGTCATCACCTTGTGAGCGTGTTGAAGCTATCGCGATGGCATTTGATAAAGTTTACGCGGCTAACGACGTCACCATGATCAACGAGTTGGACTCTGAACTTGAGGTCGCGGTAGAAAAAACCGACCTTGATGAGATGGTCGGAAACCTGCTCGAAAACAGCTACAAGTGGGCAGGCAGCATTATTCGCGTACACGCCAATGAACTTGCCGACGGTAATGTCGAGTTGATTATTGAAGATGACGGTAAAGGCATCCCAGAAGAGAAGCTCGAACAGGTAACCAAGCGAGGCGTACGTCTTGATGAAACCACTCCAGGTACAGGCTTAGGGCTTAACATCGTGAATGAGATGGCACACAGCTATCGTGGCAGCTTAACTTTGGGCAAAAGCTCAATGGGCGGCTTGAAAGCCTCTCTTGTTCTGAAGGTGTCTAAAGTCGTATAA
- a CDS encoding response regulator transcription factor has product MKILVVEDEPRLGQQILETLEGADWVPELSQDGIDALYRATSEEWDAIVLDLGLPKLDGLTVLKGIRDENINTPVVILSARDTLTQRVEGLNAGADDYLTKPFEMVELIARIRAQLRRASGSAAPILQIGDLSLDTRSSKVLWQGQAVSLTALEYKVVAYFMHNQNKVISRTELVEHIYKQDFDRDSNTVEVFIGRIRKKIAPKIIKTVRGLGYQLNAE; this is encoded by the coding sequence ATGAAAATTTTAGTCGTTGAAGACGAACCTCGCTTGGGCCAACAAATTCTAGAAACTCTTGAGGGAGCCGACTGGGTTCCAGAGCTTTCCCAAGACGGTATCGACGCACTCTACCGTGCGACATCAGAAGAGTGGGATGCCATCGTTCTTGACCTAGGCTTACCGAAGCTGGATGGCTTAACTGTGTTAAAAGGCATTCGAGATGAAAACATCAATACGCCAGTCGTTATCTTAAGTGCGCGTGACACTCTAACTCAACGTGTTGAAGGCTTAAACGCAGGCGCAGATGACTACCTAACAAAGCCGTTCGAAATGGTTGAGTTGATTGCTCGTATTCGTGCTCAACTACGTCGTGCATCTGGCAGTGCCGCTCCTATTCTTCAGATTGGTGATTTAAGCCTAGATACACGCAGTTCTAAAGTGCTGTGGCAAGGCCAAGCGGTTAGCCTCACTGCGCTAGAATATAAAGTTGTCGCGTACTTCATGCATAACCAAAACAAGGTTATCTCGCGTACAGAGTTAGTTGAGCACATCTATAAGCAAGACTTCGACCGTGACTCGAATACGGTAGAAGTTTTCATCGGGCGTATCCGTAAAAAAATCGCACCAAAGATCATCAAAACCGTTCGTGGCCTTGGCTACCAACTCAATGCTGAATAG
- a CDS encoding PepSY domain-containing protein: MFSKAMISLFSISLGLFVSAGAWADSHHNGHDLVQDVHKAGTRIEFEEDQDEVYEAVREGYIRPFSEMYAAVENDLHGRIIKVELEEDDDIWVYELKINYQNNIIKVEYNAETLEMLMIKGRNFKDAIKHGE; the protein is encoded by the coding sequence ATGTTTAGTAAAGCTATGATTTCTTTGTTTTCTATAAGCTTAGGCTTATTTGTTTCTGCTGGTGCATGGGCCGACTCACATCATAATGGTCATGACTTAGTGCAAGACGTTCATAAAGCAGGAACTCGTATCGAATTTGAAGAAGATCAAGACGAAGTCTACGAAGCCGTGCGCGAAGGCTATATTCGCCCTTTCTCAGAAATGTATGCGGCCGTTGAGAACGATCTTCATGGTCGAATCATTAAAGTAGAACTAGAAGAAGACGATGATATTTGGGTTTATGAGCTAAAAATTAATTACCAAAACAACATCATCAAAGTCGAATACAACGCCGAGACGTTAGAGATGCTCATGATTAAAGGCCGAAACTTTAAAGACGCAATTAAACACGGCGAATAA